From a region of the Bacteroidales bacterium genome:
- a CDS encoding response regulator transcription factor — MGHKVHIFLVEDDHNFGAVLKSYLEINDYLVHWIDDGKYALSEFRTEEFDICILDVMLPNVDGFQIAKEIKLINNSIPIIFLTAKTLKQDILQGYQLGADDYITKPFDSEVLLCKIQAILKRNVIQQGQKEDTDELKIGKYLFNYSHRKILLHGMEQKLSPREAELLLMLYHKSGNVLPRDIALKKIWGEDNYFTTRSMDVFITKLRKYFKDDPSIEIVNIHGSGFRLIFSSKD, encoded by the coding sequence CATAATTTTGGCGCCGTGCTAAAATCATACCTCGAAATTAATGATTACCTCGTCCACTGGATTGACGACGGAAAATATGCCCTCAGCGAGTTTCGCACAGAGGAATTTGATATTTGCATCCTCGATGTTATGCTTCCAAACGTAGATGGTTTTCAGATTGCGAAAGAAATAAAACTTATCAATAATAGTATTCCTATCATTTTTCTGACGGCCAAAACACTCAAACAAGACATTTTACAAGGTTATCAGCTTGGCGCCGACGACTATATCACCAAGCCGTTCGACTCCGAGGTTTTACTCTGTAAAATCCAGGCCATCCTCAAAAGGAATGTAATTCAGCAGGGTCAAAAAGAAGATACCGATGAGTTGAAAATTGGGAAATATCTGTTCAACTATTCGCACCGGAAAATTTTACTTCATGGCATGGAGCAAAAACTTTCGCCCCGCGAGGCGGAGTTGCTGCTGATGTTGTACCACAAATCTGGAAATGTTTTACCAAGGGACATCGCGCTTAAAAAAATCTGGGGAGAAGATAATTATTTCACCACACGAAGCATGGATGTCTTTATCACCAAACTCCGGAAATACTTCAAAGATGATCCGTCCATCGAGATTGTAAATATCCACGGAAGCGGCTTCAGACTTATCTTTTCTTCGAAAGATTGA